Proteins encoded within one genomic window of Triticum aestivum cultivar Chinese Spring chromosome 2D, IWGSC CS RefSeq v2.1, whole genome shotgun sequence:
- the LOC123050135 gene encoding 60 kDa jasmonate-induced protein, with product MTTFLLFLILALAAGSSNHGGAAAAAAGDRPDLIVLHTHGSSPPNASVAFQTHDVSFAGFANGGGHWQAFPGLGHLFPTSTPLPFGSSYDDLIGGLANLPGVPLGRQAMIEAARVLSAYDPSAAAVADVEPVKRALATLKMMLSETQRLQPIHETVRGGWESESRVAPEHLPYIDHWDTMSYEIIRANRTGKWNGPFAKMLETQANIRSQEEALAVVRVLLRADFEQVLEAHGTKINFQ from the coding sequence ATGACCACCTTTCTGCTCTTCCTCATACTTGCCCTCGCCGCCGGCAGCAGCAACCACGGAGgagcagctgctgccgccgccggcgaccgACCTGACCTTATCGTCCTGCACACCCATGGCAGTAGCCCCCCAAACGCCTCCGTGGCCTTTCAGACCCACGACGTCTCCTTCGCCGGCTTCGCCAACGGGGGCGGCCACTGGCAGGCCTTCCCAGGCCTCGGCCACCTGTTCCCGACGTCCACGCCGCTCCCGTTCGGCAGCAGCTACGACGACCTCATCGGCGGCCTCGCGAACCTGCCGGGCGTGCCGCTGGGACGGCAGGCCATGATCGAGGCCGCCCGGGTGCTCTCCGCCTACGACCCGTCCGCGGCAGCGGTCGCCGACGTCGAGCCAGTCAAGCGCGCGCTGGCAACGCTCAAGATGATGCTAAGCGAGACACAGCGGCTGCAGCCCATCCACGAGACCGTCAGAGGCGGGTGGGAGAGCGAGTCCCGCGTCGCGCCCGAGCACCTCCCCTACATCGACCACTGGGACACCATGTCCTACGAGATCATCCGCGCCAACCGGACGGGCAAGTGGAACGGGCCCTTCGCCAAGATGCTGGAGACCCAAGCCAACATCCGCAGCCAGGAGGAGGCGCTCGCCGTCGTCAGGGTGCTGCTCCGTGCCGACTTTGAGCAGGTGCTCGAGGCTCACGGCACCAAGATCAACTTCCagtaa
- the LOC123050137 gene encoding uncharacterized protein encodes MASHPSSPLPEHPIPPAPTTISDLGDDQLQEILIRLPDLPSLASAAFTCHAFLGAVRSSRAFRRRFIALHAAPLLPRFLSHTITAFPALRRSSARFTPLKDDDTSEWVVNFSDPSIAYNGSIAIKHRSTMQGVWYNPQMMALFLRPKEHHDLPDGTILRFHTFSSEDDQRPSRVVCVRHDYSRPCARVAVFSSDTMEWQLFPEIATLPPQGFRSTASTVLDGFICWQCESINGVAISEYIFVLNTDTFQFSRMDLPPPLRKVRQTFQIGQINDGKLCIVNEKECTFSLWIWTASDDGIERFVLHKTFPLYTRFMDVTNCSVKDTISVRLMTVFNGFLYFAIRPWRNYVHQFKSPEWFMSLSLETGELKQHLKNRKQPIFPVHPYSVWPPFMEYISEDSKSEVTGNSVEDGSEITGKESFVLIKALRSYKEALIKDGNANVAEIEAFSLCIDIEDEKNSLVRKIMALDELLRTVRDRVLRAGADPELADCEFYRQKIKPESWWKMCKGKLWRGFCAS; translated from the exons ATGGCTTCCCACCCATCGTCGCCGCTGCCGGAACACCCTATACCACCCGCTCCCACCACCATAAGTGACCTCGGCGACGACCAGCTCCAAGAGATCCTCATCCGCCTTCCCGACCTCCCCAGCCTCGCCTCTGCCGCCTTCACCTGCCACGCCTTCCTCGGCGCCGTCCGCTCGTCCCGCGCCTTCCGCCGCCGCTTCATCGCGCTCCACGCGGCCCCGCTCCTCCCTCGCTTCCTCTCACACACAATAACTGCCTTCCCGGCCTTACGGCGCTCCTCCGCCAGATTCACTCCACTCAAAGACGATGACACTTCCGAGTGGGTGGTCAATTTCTCCGATCCTTCGATTGCCTACAACGGCTCCATCGCCATCAAACACCGGAGCACCATGCAGGGAGTTTGGTACAACCCCCAAATGATGGCCCTGTTTCTCCGCCCCAAGGAGCACCACGACTTGCCCGACGGCACCATCCTTCGGTTCCACACATTCTCCTCCGAAGATGATCAGAGGCCGTCCCGTGTGGTATGTGTCCGTCACGACTACTCACGGCCTTGCGCGCGCGTTGCTGTCTTCTCATCGGACACCATGGAGTGGCAGCTTTTCCCGGAGATCGCGACGCTGCCGCCTCAGGGCTTCAGGAGCACAGCTAGCACCGTGCTGGATGGGTTTATATGTTGGCAATGCGAGTCCATTAACGGGGTGGCTATCAGCGAGTACATTTTCGTGCTCAACACAGACACATTTCAGTTCTCTCGAATGGATCTGCCGCCGCCCTTGAGAAAGGTACGTCAAACATTTCAGATTGGTCAGATCAATGATGGGAAGCTCTGTATCGTAAATGAGAAGGAATGCACGTTTAGCCTTTGGATCTGGACAGCCAGCGATGACGGCATTGAGAGATTTGTGCTGCACAAGACGTTCCCGTTGTACACTCGCTTTATGGATGTCACCAACTGTTCAGTGAAAGATACAATCTCAGTGCGGCTTATGACGGTTTTCAATGGCTTTTTGTACTTTGCAATTCGCCCATGGAGAAATTACGTGCATCAGTTCAAATCCCCTGAGTGGTTCATGTCCTTGTCTCTGGAAACAGGGGAGCTGAAGCAGCATCTTAAGAATAGAAAGCAGCCTATCTTCCCGGTCCATCCCTACTCGGTCTGGCCTCCTTTTATGGAATACATCTCG GAGGATTCAAAATCTGAGGTTACTGGAAACAGTGTCGAAGATGGTTCTGAGATCACAGGAAAGGAGTCGTTTGTCCTTATAAAAGCATTACGATCATATAAAGAAGCTTTGATAAAGGATGGCAACGCAAATGTTGCCGAGATAGAGGCCTTCTCGCTTTGCATTGACATTGAGGACGAGAAGAACTCTCTTGTGAGGAAAATCATGGCTTTAGATGAACTGTTAAGAACTGTGAGAGATCGTGTCTTGAGGGCGGGTGCAGACCCTGAACTCGCAGACTGTGAATTCTACAGACAGAAGATCAAACCAGAGAGCTGGTGGAAAATGTGCAAGGGAAAGTTATGGAGAGGTTTCTGCGCTAGCTGA